A single genomic interval of Dethiosulfovibrio salsuginis harbors:
- a CDS encoding nucleotidyltransferase domain-containing protein — protein sequence MDHTKDFLLDIRKAVDAVLKSGLDIEAIYLFGSYAYGEPNEASDIDLYVVLSDDSKSQIRAIDAMEKIGMEIFKSDVYNVEILAGFADDFLSRTSLPTIEKTISDKGVVLYERSA from the coding sequence ATGGATCACACAAAAGATTTTTTGCTCGACATAAGAAAAGCGGTTGATGCCGTGCTAAAAAGTGGCCTAGATATAGAGGCGATCTATCTTTTTGGGTCTTACGCCTACGGAGAGCCTAACGAGGCTTCCGATATCGATCTATACGTCGTCCTTTCCGATGACAGCAAATCTCAAATTAGGGCCATCGACGCTATGGAAAAAATCGGAATGGAGATATTTAAATCTGACGTCTACAACGTAGAGATTTTGGCTGGATTTGCCGACGATTTTCTATCTCGAACTTCTCTGCCCACCATAGAGAAAACCATCTCCGATAAGGGAGTTGTCCTTTATGAGAGAAGCGCCTAA